The following proteins are co-located in the Tripterygium wilfordii isolate XIE 37 chromosome 2, ASM1340144v1, whole genome shotgun sequence genome:
- the LOC120012996 gene encoding pentatricopeptide repeat-containing protein At5g39710: MSLSIPRRSLSSLASPQDTLLADKALTLLKRHPYHLNSVSSYFTPQAASHLLLRTQSNKSLILEFLNWAQPLPFFNLHCKCLTLHILTHFQLYKTAQSLAEDVAVNSVDDTGSTVFQCLKDTYYMCKSSSSVFDLVVKSYSHLNFIDKALNIVNLAKSHGFMPGVISYNAILEAVVRCKKPVKFAEEVYKEMISSGVSLNVFSYNILIRGFCVAGNLKMGLRFFGEMERTGCLPNVVTCNTLLDAYCKSKRMDDAFGLLRSMALKGLEPNVITYNVVVNGLCREGRMRETSEVLAEMSRKGYAPNEVTYNTLVNGYCKVGDFHQALVLHAEMVKNGLSPNVVTYTTLINSMCEAGNMNRAIEFLDQMRVRGLCPNARTYTTLIVGFSQKGFLNEAYRVLDEMTVNGFSPSIVTYNALINGHCVVGRMEEAIGVLQNMRKKGLAPDVISYSTIISWFCRNHELEKAFQLEKEMVEKGLSPDAITYSSLIQGLCEKRNLSEASYLFEEILSKGLKPDEVTYTSLINAYCAEGDLKQALYLHNEMIQKGLLPDVVTYNVLINGLNKQARTREAKRLLLKLFYDESVPDDITYNTLIENCSSIEFQSVVALLKGFCMKGLMNEADRVFESMLQKRYKPDEAAYNVIIHGHCRGGNVLKAYDLYKQMVNYGFAPHAVTAIAMVKALFSEGMSEELSQVIQNMLRSSSITDGELAKVLVEINHKEGNMDAVLNVLAEMAKDGLLPNSGRTSYAGK, from the coding sequence ATGTCTCTCTCGATTCCTCGCCGTTCACTCTCTTCTCTGGCGTCTCCCCAAGACACCCTTCTCGCAGACAAAGCTCTCACTCTCCTTAAACGCCATCCTTACCATCTCAATTCCGTCTCTTCCTATTTTACCCCTCAAGCCGCCTCCCATTTACTCCTCCGTACCCAATCCAACAAATCCCTAATCCTAGAATTCCTCAATTGGGCTCAGCCCCTCCCCTTTTTCAATCTCCATTGCAAGTGCCTCACCCTACACATCTTGACCCATTTCCAGCTATACAAAACTGCACAGTCCCTAGCAGAAGACGTGGCTGTCAATTCGGTTGATGATACTGGAAGCACTGTATTTCAATGCCTAAAAGACACATACTACATGTGCAAGTCAAGCTCCTCGGTTTTTGATTTAGTGGTAAAATCTTACTCTCATTTGAACTTTATTGATAAGGCTTTGAATATCGTTAATTTAGCTAAATCTCATGGCTTTATGCCTGGTGTTATATCGTATAATGCAATCTTGGAAGCGGTGGTTAGGTGTAAAAAGCCGGTTAAGTTTGCTGAAGAGGTGTACAAGGAAATGATTAGTAGTGGGGTCTCGTTAAATGTGTTTagttataatattttgattagaGGTTTTTGTGTGGCGGGGAATTTGAAAATGGGTTTGCGATTCTTTGGTGAAATGGAGAGAACAGGATGTTTGCCTAATGTGGTTACATGTAATACTTTGCTTGATGCCTATTGTAAGTCGAAAAGAATGGATGATGCGTTTGGGTTGTTGAGGTCAATGGCACTGAAGGGTCTAGAGCCAAATGTGATTACATATAATGTGGTAGTTAACGGGTTATGTAGAGAAGGAAGGATGAGGGAGACTAGTGAGGTTCTTGCAGAGATGAGTAGAAAGGGATATGCACCTAATGAGGTGACTTATAATACGCTTGTCAATGGGTATTGTAAGGTGGGTGATTTTCATCAAGCACTTGTTTTGCATGCGGAGATGGTGAAAAATGGGTTGTCTCCAAATGTTGTGACATATACTACATTGATTAATAGCATGTGTGAGGCTGGTAATATGAACCGAGCTATTGAGTTTTTAGATCAGATGCGTGTTAGAGGACTTTGTCCAAATGCGAGGACATACACAACATTAATTGTTGGATTTTCACAGAAGGGATTTTTGAATGAAGCTTACAGAGTTCTGGATGAGATGACAGTGAATGGATTCTCACCTTCGATTGTTACTTACAATGCCCTTATTAATGGGCACTGTGTTGTAGGAAGGATGGAAGAGGCTATTGGAGTCTTACAGAACATGAGGAAGAAAGGCCTGGCTCCTGATGTTATAAGTTATAGTACTATTATATCTTGGTTTTGCCGAAATCATGAGTTGGAGAAAGCATTTCAattggaaaaagagatggttGAGAAGGGTCTGTCACCCGATGCCATTACCTATTCGTCACTTATTCAAGGTCTATGTGAGAAAAGGAATCTCAGTGAAGCTAGCTATCTTTTCGAAGAAATTTTGAGTAAGGGTCTGAAGCCTGATGAAGTTACTTATACATCCTTGATCAATGCTTACTGTGCAGAAGGGGATTTAAAACAGGCTCTTTATCTTCACAATGAAATGATACAAAAGGGACTTCTTCCTGATGTTGTTACTTACAATGTTCTTATTAATGGACTTAACAAACAAGCTCGTACAAGAGAGGCAAAGAGGCTTTTGCTCAAGTTGTTCTATGACGAATCTGTGCCCGATGATATCACATACAACACACTGATAGAAAACTGCAGTAGTATTGAATTTCAAAGCGTGGTAGCTCTCTTAAAGGGTTTCTGCATGAAGGGCTTGATGAATGAAGCTGATCGCGTTTTTGAGTCAATGCTTCAGAAAAGGTACAAGCCTGATGAAGCAGCTTATAATGTCATTATACACGGTCACTGTAGAGGTGGAAATGTTCTGAAGGCGTACGATCTCTACAAGCAGATGGTGAATTATGGTTTTGCCCCTCATGCTGTGACTGCGATTGCTATGGTCAAAGCACTTTTTTCGGAGGGTATGAGTGAGGAATTGAGTCAAGTTATTCAGAACATGCTGAGAAGCTCTAGTATTACTGATGGTGAGCTTGCAAAAGTACTTGTGGAGATCAACCACAAAGAAGGAAACATGGATGCAGTTCTTAATGTGCTTGCTGAAATGGCTAAGGATGGCCTGCTTCCAAACAGTGGACGCACCAGTTATGCTGGAAAATAA
- the LOC120013005 gene encoding protein ALP1-like — protein MEESFLLMLSNLLHLHNSLDPTTSLISTTSTAAITTGTSSPLQSPSSPTSLLSSSSPAPLLFLTLAALLSFLASSKTPKSKSPSPPQSPDNSGTPYSVSAFRALSTDHIWSLDPPLRDAQWRSLYGLSYPVFTTVVDKLKPFIAASNLSLPSDYAVAMVLSRLAHGYSAKTLASRYSLEPYLISKITNMVTRLLATKLYAEFVKIPVSRSRLIETTQAFEELTSLPNICGAIDGSPVKIHNLRQSSDQMNNSYRCKYGYNSVLLQVVADHKKIFWDVCVKAPGGTSDAAHLRDSLLYNRLISGDVVWDKVINVRGHHVRPYIVGDWCYPLLSFLMTPFSPNGMGTPAQNLFDGMLMKGRSVVVDAIGLLKRRWKILQDLNVDLNHAPQTIVACCVLHNLCQIAKEPEPEPSKEPDEGGPIPRVMETEKSFHYYGESLRQALADDLHQRLSSR, from the coding sequence ATGGAAGAATCTTTCTTGCTGATGCTATCGAACCTCCTCCACCTTCACAACTCGCTCGACCCGACCACCTCCCTCATCTCCACGACCTCCACCGCCGCCATCACCACAGGCACCTCCTCCCCTCTCCAATCCCCTTCTTCTCCaacctctctcctctcctcctcctctccagCTCCACTCCTCTTCCTCACCCTCGCCGCACTCCTCTCCTTCCTCGCCTCCTCCAAAACCCCCAAATCGAAATCCCCTTCACCCCCCCAATCTCCTGATAACTCCGGCACTCCTTACTCCGTCTCCGCATTTCGTGCTCTCTCCACCGATCACATCTGGTCCCTCGATCCCCCTCTTCGCGACGCCCAATGGAGATCCCTGTATGGACTCTCTTACCCTGTCTTCACTACCGTTGTTGACAAGCTCAAGCCCTTCATTGCCGCCTCCAATCTCTCCCTCCCTTCCGATTACGCCGTCGCGATGGTACTCTCACGGCTTGCCCATGGTTACTCCGCCAAAACCCTAGCTTCTCGATACTCTCTGGAGCCCTATTTGATATCCAAGATCACGAACATGGTCACTCGCTTATTGGCCACCAAGTTGTATGCTGAGTTCGTCAAGATTCCTGTGAGTCGTAGTCGTTTGATTGAAACGACGCAAGCATTTGAAGAGCTCACTTCGCTGCCTAACATCTGTGGTGCCATTGATGGGAGCCCCGTCAAGATCCATAATTTAAGGCAATCTTCCGATCAAATGAATAATTCGTATAGGTGCAAATATGGGTATAATTCGGTTTTGCTGCAGGTTGTGGCTGATCATAAGAAGATATTCTGGGATGTGTGCGTGAAGGCACCGGGTGGAACCAGCGATGCTGCGCATTTGAGGGATAGTTTGTTGTATAATAGGCTGATTTCAGGTGATGTTGTGTGGGATAAGGTGATTAATGTGAGGGGACACCATGTGAGGCCGTATATAGTTGGGGATTGGTGTTACCCTTTGTTGTCATTCTTGATGACGCCCTTTTCGCCCAACGGGATGGGGACACCAGCACAGAACTTGTTTGATGGGATGTTGATGAAAGGGCGGTCTGTAGTGGTGGACGCGATTGGGTTGTTGAAGAGGAGGTGGAAGATTTTGCAGGATTTGAATGTGGATCTTAATCATGCACCACAGACTATTGTTGCTTGCTGTGTGTTGCATAACTTGTGCCAGATTGCCAAGGAGCCAGAGCCGGAGCCCTCGAAGGAGCCCGATGAGGGTGGACCTATTCCAAGGGTTATGGAGACTGAGAAGTCGTTTCATTATTACGGGGAAAGTTTGAGGCAGGCTTTGGCTGATGATCTGCACCAAAGGCTTTCATCGAGATAG